One segment of Desulfosudis oleivorans Hxd3 DNA contains the following:
- a CDS encoding sugar 3,4-ketoisomerase, giving the protein MSLDKCQIIHLPRINDPRGNLTFVEAGRHIPFSIQRVYYLYDVPGGAERGGHAHKELHQLIIAMSGSFDIHLDDGRSKKSVHMNRSYYGLYVCPMIWREIDNFSSGAVCMVLASNYYDEADYYRDYHQFIDVVKGNAG; this is encoded by the coding sequence ATGAGCCTGGATAAATGCCAAATTATTCATCTGCCCCGCATCAATGACCCCCGCGGGAACCTCACTTTCGTGGAAGCCGGGCGGCACATTCCGTTTTCCATACAGCGGGTTTACTACCTGTATGACGTCCCCGGTGGCGCCGAGCGCGGCGGGCATGCCCACAAGGAACTGCACCAGCTCATCATTGCCATGTCCGGTTCTTTTGATATCCATCTTGACGACGGACGGTCAAAAAAGTCCGTGCACATGAACCGGAGTTACTACGGTCTTTATGTGTGCCCCATGATCTGGAGAGAAATTGACAATTTTTCATCCGGGGCAGTGTGCATGGTGCTGGCCTCCAATTATTATGACGAGGCCGATTATTACCGGGACTACCATCAATTTATCGATGTGGTGAAAGGGAATGCCGGATGA